From the genome of Triticum aestivum cultivar Chinese Spring chromosome 3B, IWGSC CS RefSeq v2.1, whole genome shotgun sequence, one region includes:
- the LOC123069066 gene encoding UDP-glycosyltransferase 73C4: protein MAFAGSSDGQSGSARAHFVLVPMMAQGHTIPMTDMARLLAEHGAQVSFITTPVNAARLEGFAAEVEAAGLAVQLVELHFPSVEFGLPDGCENLDVYVIIKGGRTDNRALEQSWTTGFAKLWALELLLVPPFATAVHS from the coding sequence ATGGCCTTCGCCGGCAGCAGCGACGGCCAGAGCGGCTCCGCGAGGGCGCACTTCGTGCTGGTGCCGATGATGGCTCAGGGCCATACAATCCCCATGACCGACATGGCACGCCTGCTGGCAGAGCATGGCGCGCAGGTCAGCTTCATCACCACGCCGGTCAACGCCGCTAGGTTGGAAGGCTTCGCCGCTGAGGTGGAGGCGGCGGGCCTGGCGGTTCAGCTCGTGGAGCTCCACTTCCCGAGTGTAGAGTTCGGCCTACCAGATGGGTGCGAGAACCTCGACGTATATGTCATCATCAAGGGCGGAAGAACTGATAATAGAGCGTTAGAGCAGAGTTGGACGACCGGTTTTGCCAAATTATGGGCCCTAGAACTCCTCTTGGTGCCGCCATTTGCCACGGCTGTGCATAGCTAG